The window CAACGCTGTGGGATCAGGACAGCTACCTAGGCAGCCAAACTTACAGCAGCGGCGGTATTTGCGGACCACTGGCGGCCAAATGGATGAGTGCACGCAAACTGGGGCAAAGCTTCGTGGCGGAGATGTCGCAGCAGGAAGCCCGCGAGGAGGTTATGCAATTGCGCATGAACCAGAATCACGAAGGCGACAACTTCGTCGCCAACTACCTGGCCATGTTCGGTTTGCGCCGGGCGCAGACCGGCTACTACAAGGACAATGTCTCGATCGGCAGTGTCATGGCCAACGCAACCTCCGGCTACGGCTTCTTTTTCATTGGCCTTTTACAGGAAGCGGACGACAAACCGGGCCATGCTTTCGCCGTCTGCAGCGAAGCCAATTCATATCAGTTTTTTGATCCGAATTTCGGAGAAGCGCGTTTTGGAGTTGCCGAAGATGCCAGAAAGGCATTCATCGACTGGTTCAGGTTGATCTACCTGCACCTGAACGGCCCGGCCGTCACCGAATATTATCTCTGAGAATTGCGGGGCAAGGCCGGAAGTTGCCGCCCGACCTTGCCCGCTGCATCAAATTATTCACGGAGATCCGGGGGTGTAGCTTCCGCGCGCAGGTTTGCCACCACCGTATCCAGCGCTTCAACGCTGGTTTGTTTTTCCCCGAGACGCCGGATGGAGACGGTCCGTTCCTCGACTTCCTTCATGCCGATGGCAAGGATCACCGGCACCTTGCCGACAGAGTGTTCACGCACCTTGTAATTGATCTTTTCGTTGCGCACATCGGCCTCTGCCCGGATACCGGCAGCCCGCAAGGTAGCGACGACCTCGTGCACGTAGGCATCGGCATCGGAGATAATCGAAGCAACAACGACCTGTCGCGGGGCCAGCCAGAACGGGAACCTGCCGGCGTAGTTCTCGATCAGGATGCCCAGAAACCGCTCGAAAGACCCGAGCACGGCGCGGTGCAGCATGAAGGGGCGGTGCTTGGCACCGTCTTCGCCGATATAGGTTGCGCCAAGGCGTTCCGGCAGGTTGGGATCCACCTGGAAGGTGCCGCACTGCCAGACCCGGCCGATTGCGTCAGTCAGCTTGAAATCGAGCTTTGGCGCATAAAAGGCGCCCTCGCCGGGGTCGAGCGTGTACTCGTGCCCTGCCTTGCCGATCGCGGCTTCGAGCGCCGCTTCCATGCGATCCCAGCTTTCCTCGGTTCCAACGCGCTTTTCGGGGCGGGTTGCGAACATGATCTCGAACTCGGTGAAGCCGAGATCCTTGTAGATCGCAGAAAGGAAGCGGATGAAGCGGGCGCATTCCTCCTCGATCTGGTCCTCGCGGCAAAAGATATGCGCGTCGTCTTGAGTGAACCCGCGCACCCGCATGATGCCGTGCAGCGCGCCCGATGGTTCATAGCGATTGCACGAGCCGAACTCTGCCATGCGCAAGGGCAGGTCGCGATAGCTCTTCAGGCCATGGTTGTAGATCTGCACGTGGCAGGGGCAGTTCATCGGCTTCAGAGCGTTGATCGTCTTCTCGCGGGCGTGGTCCTCGTCCACCTCTACGATGAACATGTGTTCCTGATAGTTTTCCCAATGCCCGGACTCTTCCCACAGCCGCCGGTTGACGACCTGCGGCGTGTTGACCTCTACATAACCACCGGCACGCTGCTGCCGGCGCATGTAATCCTGCAGGGTGGTGTAGAGCGTCCAGCCATTGGGATGCCAGAAGATCTGGCCCGGCGCCTCTTCCTGCATGTGAAAGAGTTCCATCTCGCGTCCAAGGCGGCGATGGTCCCGCTTCTCGGCCTCTTCGAGAAAGTTCAGATGGTCTTTCAGTTCCTGCCGGTTGCGAAAGGCAACGCCGTAGATGCGCTGAAGCATCGGGCGGTTGCTGTCGCCGCGCCAGTAGGCCCCTGCGACGGACATCAGCTTGAAGGCATCCGCCGGGACCTGCCCTGTGTGGGCGAGGTGCGGGCCGCGGCAGAGATCCTGCCAATCGCCATGCCAGTACATCCGGATCGGCTGACCCTCGGGGATCATGCCTACAAGCTCGACCTTGTAGGGTTCGCCTGTGCTCTCGTAATGCGCGATGGCGCGATCCCGCTCCCACAGTTCGGTGCGTACGGCATCGCGCAGGTTGATGATCTCGCGCATCTTGGCTTCGATCTTCTCCAGATCTTCGGAGGAGAAGGGCTCGGCGCGGTCAAAATCGTAATAGAAGCCGTTCTCGATTACCGGTCCGATCGTGACCTTCACGTCCGGCCAAAGTTCCTGTACGGCGCGGGCCATGATGTGGGCGCAGTCATGCCGGATCAGTTCCAGAGCGGGCGCTTCATCCTTGATCGTGACGATCTCGATGGCCGCGTCCCCGGTGATCGGCTCGGACAGGTCGGCCAGCCGCCCGTCGAGCTTCACCGCGAAAGCGGATTTTGCCAGCGATTTTGAAATTTCGGCGGCCACGTCGGCACCGGTGGTTCCGGCTGCAAAAGTGCGGTTGGCACCGTCGGGAAAAGTCAGGGAAATCTGTGCGCCGTCCATGGGCGTTTCTCCTTGCGGTTTGGCGCCTACGAAACGCCCGGTTGCTGATGGAGGCTGGAATGCCCGCTCGTCCGTGGGCTGTCAACCCTGCCTTGCTAGTCCGCAAATCACTCCGGCCATGGCGGCAAGCGTTTTCCAATGTCTCCCAAGCACCGATGCCGGAAACAAGGGTGAGTCCCGTTTCTTGCTCGCCCAGGTATCCGTGCCGGAGGTTTAGGCAGTTTCACCGGGCGCAGGATCAGCGCAGGGGCGCTTCCAGCCAGTCACGCCCGAGGTCTGCCCAGCCTTTCGGCAGCCCGTGACCTCCGTCGTGAAGGCACAGCTTCAGGGCGCCACTATCGCAACTTGTCCACTCGCGGCAACGGAAGTCGGCGTCGAGGGTGATCTCGTCGGGCTGGGAGCGGCAATTGGCTGTCCTGCGGGCGAGGCCGAAACTCTCGAAAACGTCACCCTGATGCCAGTCTCCTATACCACGGCCCTCGAGCGGCACCGTGCGGTCCGCGAAGCCGTGGATCTGCAACAGTCGCACCGGTCCCGCCGGGCAGGTTTCTTTGGGCACCGGCCTTCGCAAGGCACCGGAGATCGAAACGAAACCGGCAAAATGTTCGCCTGCGTAACAGGCCATCATCCACGCCATGGACCCGCCGGCGGAAAAGCCGCTGGCATAGACGCGCTCCCGGTTGATCGGCACACGTCCGGCAGCATCTTCCAGCACGGCCAGCGAGAAAGCGACGTCATCTCTTCCCGCTCCGGGCCGGGCCGGCCAGCGGCGGACATCAGAGCCGGGCGCGGTGGCACCGTTTGGCGCGATGACGAGGTAGCCCGCCTCGGCGAACACCGATTTCAGCGCGCCGCCGCGAAACACGGAGGTGCCGGACGAACGGTGGCCGTGATAGAAAAATATCGCGGGCAGGGCTTTCTCGCCATCCCACTCGGGCGGTGTCAGCAGGTGATAGCTGCCCCCCTCAATCTCGCATGCCGCCTCCGGCCCGCAGGGCGCTTCGCTGGCCTGGGCAACGCTCGGCAGCAAATACGATAGCACTGCCAGCAAGAAAAATATCCGCATCACCTGTCTCTCCTTTTCGTTAAGCCTATCGACATGCGGTGATGTCGCGCCACCATCGGCGCTGACGCCGCACGCGAATGTGAAGCGTTGCGGGCGCGGCGCATCCCTGCAACAAAGGCGCAACGACGGTGAAAGGAGACCGACATGCCCGCCTATCTCGACACGCCCCAAGGCCGCCGTATCGCCTATCACCGCAGCGAGGGGCAGGGGCCCGGCATCGTCTTCCTCGGCGGGTTTCGCTCCGACATGGAAGGCACGAAGGCCTTGCATCTCGAGGCGTGGGCAAAGGCACATGGCCGTGCCTTCCTGCGGCTGGACTATTCCGGGCACGGCGCATCATCGGGGCAATTCGAGGATGGCGCCATCGGCGACTGGGCTGAGGATGCCGCGGCCGCGCTTGGCAGCCTCACACAGGGGCCTCAGGTGCTCGTCGGATCCTCCATGGGCGGCTGGATCGCACTGCTGCTGGCCCGTGCCCATGCCGAGCGAATCGCCGGCCTGGTCGGTATCGCCGCCGCACCGGATTTCACCGAAGACAGCATGTGGTCCGGCTTCTCAGACGCGCAGCGGCGCGAAATGGCGGAAGCGGGACAGGTGGCACTGCCATCGGACTACGACGACGGCCCCTATATCATCACCCGCCGGCTGATCGAGGAAGGCCGCAACCAACTGGTGCTGCGCGAACCGTTGTCGCTTCCGTTCCCCGTCCGCCTGCTGCACGGCACCGAAGATGTCGACGTCGCCGAGAGTGTGCCGTTGCGTCTGCTGGCCCATGCGGACGCGGCCGACATGCGGCTGACGCTGATGAAGGGGGCCGATCATCGCTTTTCCTCGCCCGAAGCCTTGGCCCTTATTGAAGCAGCGGTGTCGGACGTGCTTGCGGCGCACCGGCCGTGAGATTGAGCGAAACAGCACTTTTCATTCGTCTTCCCGCCCCATATCCTGTGCGCAATCCTCTCGGGACCCACTGATGAAATTCGTGATCTACGGCGTTCTTTTCCTTGTCTGCATCGGGGCGGCCATTTTCTATCTCGGACCGAAAGAACCGATCACGGGCCCTTTTACCTATGACAGCGCGGCCATCTCCGGGGACGTGGACGGCTATCTCTACCGGTCCGAGCAGACGGTTCCCAACCTCGTGCGTGGTGCGCAGAAACATGTGCAATGGTATGATCCGGCCCGGCGCAACCGCACCGAATGGGCCGTGGTATACATCCACGGTTTTTCGGCCACTTCCTTCGAGGTGCGGCCGTTGCCGAAACTGGTGGCGGATGCGCTGGAGGGTAATCTCTACTACACGAGGCTGAAAGGGCACGGGCGGGACGGTGCCGCGATGCTGGAGGGGTCCGTGCCGGCATGGATGAACGACGTGGCCGAGGCTCTGGAGATAGGTCGGCGGATTGGCGACAAGGTATTGGTGATCGGCACGTCCACGGGCGGGTCGCTTTCCGCACTGGCCGCCTTCGACAACCGCTTGAAGGACAAGGTTGACGCGCTGGCATTCATATCCCCCAATTTCGGGGTCAAGGCCGGCGGGGCGAGGCTGCTGACGCTGCCTTTCGCCCGCAGTTTCGTGCCATTGATTGCCGGCAAGACGCGCAGTTTTACCCCCCATAACGAAGAACACGGCCGCCGCTGGACGACATCTTATCCCACACGAGCGTTGCTGCCGATGGCCGCGGCGGTCAAGGCTGCGTCGGGCCTGCCATTCGAACAGGCGGAGGTTCCGGCCCTGTTCGTTTTCGCCGATGCCGATCAGGTGGTCGATGCCACCCGCACGAGGGAAGTTGCGGCACGTTGGGGCGCGAGCGTTTCGTTGTATCCCGTGGCAATGAAGAAGGAGGATGACCCCTCCAGTCACGTGATCGCGGGCGATATCATGAGCCCCGGCCAGACATATCCGATTGCCGAGCGAATTCTTCTGTGGGTGACGGGGCTGAAGTTCGAGAATTGATCTCGTTTTCAGAGTATCAGGCCGACCACGACAAGCGCCAGCCCCATGAACGCCACGCCCACTGATGCCATGTTCAGCGCCACCAGCCCGTGCATTCCGGCCTTCTGCGCCTCCGGATCATCTTTCAGCGCCCTGAGGGCGGCGGCCTTGCGGATGCACAGGCCAAGCCCGGCGAGGCCGAGAAGTGTGACGATTGCACCTATGATGACAAGGATACCCATGCCCCTGCGCCTACCCGATCCTGGCGGGCGCCGCAACTCCCTGCTGGCGTGCCGCGTTGCCCAAAGCAGCGCTTCCCTTCGCCGCGCCCTTCCGCTACCCAAGAAGCCGGAATGAGGCCCCAGCAGGAAATTGCACATGGATATCGTCGAAGACACTACCGAAAGCAAACCCGACAGCTACCGCGTGACGGCAGGCGAGCTGCGCGCCTTCGTGGAACGGTATGAGCGTCTGGAAGCGGAAAAGAAGGACATCGCCGATCAGCAGAAGGAAGTGATGGCCGAGGCCAAGGGCCGGGGATATGACGTCAAGGTACTGCGCAAGATCGTTGCCCTGCGCAAGAAAGACCCGGCCGAGATATCAGAGGAAGAGGCGGTGCTGGAACTCTACAAGGAAGCGCTGGGGATGTGATGCGCAGCGTCTTTCACCTTGCCTATCACGTCACCGATCTGGAAGCGGCACGGGCTTTTTACGGTAGCCTGCTCGGCTGCCGGGAAGGTCGCAGCACCGACACCTGGGTCGATTTCGATTTCTTCGGCCATCAGATCAGCCTGCACATCGGCCAGCCGTTCGCCACAAGTGATACCGGCAAGGTCGGCGATCACCTGGTGCCAATGCCTCATCTGGGTCTGGTCCTCGACTACGAGGACTGGAGACAGGTGGCAGACAGGCTGGAGACGGCGGAAATTGCCTTCGTCATCCCGCCAAGTGCCCGTTTCTTGGGCGAACCCGGTGAGCAGTGGACGATGTTCTTCCGCGATCCCTCGGGAAATCCAATAGAAATCAAGGGCTTCCGAGATGCCTCGAAAATTTTCGCTGTAGACTAAATTAATGAGTTGCGCCTTATTGCAGGAACTTGCCCAGCGCGAGCGACTTTTGCACTGGCAAGCATTCGGACAGACAGGATACTCATGGATCAGGCACCCATCACGGACATGACCGGCAGCGCCCTTGCGCGAGACATGCAACGGCACCTGCAGTTCTCCTTTGGCAAGGATCCCGCGCACGCACAGGTGCGCGATTGGCGGCTGGCGTTGTCACTGGCCGTGCGAGACAGGATCGTGGAGCCGTGGTTCAAGGCGACGCGGGCCGCCTATGCCGGTCATCACAAACGGGTCTATTACCTGTCGATGGAGTTTCTGATCGGGCGTCTGCTGGAAGACGCCATCGTCAACCTCGGTCTCGGCGACGAGGCAATGGCCGCCTGCGCGGAAGCCGGCGTTGATTTCGACGCATTGCTTGCGGACGAACCCGATGCGGCACTGGGCAACGGCGGGCTCGGCCGGCTGGCGGCTTGTTTCCTCGATTCCCTCTCCACGCTGGGCTGTCCGGCCATGGGGTACGGCATCCGCTACGAACACGGCCTGTTTCGGCAGACCTTCCACCATGGCCACCAGGTGGAGCAGGCAGAAGCTTGGCTTCAGCAGCCGCATGCGTGGGAATTCGAGCGCGCGGAGGCCAGTTTCGAGATTGGCTTCTACGGCGATGTCCGCGAAGAGGACGGCCGCAGCGTCTGGGAGCCAGGTGATGCCGTCGTCGCCCGCGCCTACGACACGCCGATCATCGGTTGGCAGGGACGCTGGGCCAACACCCTTCGTCTCTGGGGGGCAAAACCTACGAAACTGTTCGACCTCGCGCGATTCAACGTCGGCGATTTCAATGCGGCCGCGGAGCCGGAAGCACAGGCACGGACCATTTCCCGCGTGCTGTATCCCGACGACACCACCGATCAGGGGCGTGAACTGCGTCTGAAGCAGGAATACTTCTTCACCGCCGCGTCGATCCGCGACATCATGCGCCGCTACCTCGACGAATACAGCGACATCCGCAAGCTTCCGACCAAGGTTGCAATTCAGCTCAACGATACCCACCCGGCTATTGCCGGGCCGGAACTGGTGCGTATCCTGCATGACGAACATGGCCTGCCGTTTGACGAGGCAGCGGAGACGGCCCGGCTGACGCTGAACTACACCAACCACACCCTCTTGCCCGAAGCGCTGGAGAGCTGGTCGGAGGGTCTGATGTGGCACCTGCTGCCCCGCCATATGCGTCTGATCGAACAGATCGACGACTGGCACGCCCGCAACCATCCGCGCCGTACCCGCTCTACCATCGATCACGGCGTCGTCCGCATGGGTGACCTTGCCTTCGCAATGGCCAACAAAGTCAACGGCGTATCTGCCCTGCACACCGACCTCGTGAAGACCACGGTCTTTGCCGAGCAGCACAAGTTGCATCCGGGCCGTGTCATCAACCAGACCAACGGCGTCACGCCCCGCCGCTGGCTCGTCGCATGCAACCCCGGCCTCAGCAACCTGATCACCGACACGATCGGCACCGGCTGGGAGGCGGATCTCGAACGCCTGTCCGAACTGGAGCCGCACATCGACGATGCGGGCTTTGCCGAAGCCTTCGCCGCCGCAAAACGGGCGAACAAGATCGAACTCGGCAGCTGGCTGAAGGAAGAGATCGGCCTGACCGTGAATCCGGACGCGATGTTCGATGTGCAGATCAAGCGGATCCACGAATACAAGCGTCAGTTGATGAATGTTCTGGAGACAATCTCGCTTTGGCAGGCCATTCGCGAAGAACCGGAAAAGGACTGGACTCCGCGCCTCAAGATATTTGGCGGCAAGGCGGCGCCGGGATACAGGACTGCCAAGGAAATCGTGCACCTTATCAATGACGTGGCTTCGGTTGTTAACGTAGATCCGCTGATGCGTGGCCGCCTTGCTGTCGCCTATCCTCCCAACTACAACGTCACGATGGCGGAGCGGCTTATCCCCGCCGCCGATCTGTCGGAGCAGATATCGACGGCCGGCAAGGAAGCGTCGGGAACTGGCAACATGAAGTTTGCGCTCAACGGCGCGCCGACAATGGGCACGCTCGACGGTGCCAACGTCGAGATCCGCGATCTTGTCGGCGCCGACAACTTCTTCCTGTTCGGCCTTACGACTGACGAGGCGGAAGAGCGCCGCGAAACACCCGGCCATGCCACGCGCGCAATCGCCGCCAGCCCGCGGCTCACCGCAGCCATCGCCGCCATCGAAAAAGGTACCTTCAGCCCCGATGATCCGGCCCGCTACCACGGTTTGGGCCGCATCCTGCGCGATAGCGATTACTTCCTCGTCTGCTCCGATTTCGACAGCTACTGGCAGGCCCAGCGACGGGCGGACGAGATCTATCGGGATCCGGCGGCCTGGGGGCGGATGGCCGCCTTCAACACCGCTCGATCCGGATGGTTTTCGTCGGATCGGACGATCCGGGGCTACATGCGGGACATCTGGGATGTCGAGGCGATTGACAGCTGATGGCGGACGTCAGCGGACGCGAACGAATGATGCGTTCCAATTGTAGGTTATGGCCAGCGGCTCGAGACAATCGCGGAGCTCCCACTCCGCGAACGCGCGCTTTTCCCAGTGTTTGGACGGATCAGGTTCGTCTCTGAAACTGAACCAATCGTCAAAAATTATCACGCTGCCCACGTCAACGAGTGGAGCGACAATGGCGAGCGCTTCACGGGTGGAAACGTAAATATCGCAATCCATGTGGACGATGTGGGCGCCACAACTTACGCCTGCATCAACCAACGACGTTTGGTTTTCTCTTTGTCATGAAACCCGGCGATCCTGGTGATCTTCTCTTGCGGGACGCCGGCCTTTTCGGTGAACTTCGCAAACTCCGCTTCGCTGTAGCTGTAATCGCCCTTCTTGAAGACCTTTTATCCTCAGGCAACCCTTCGAAGGAATTGCAGGCGTACAGGCGCATCTTGTCAAACTTGGATCCGAACTCACGGGCCAGCCCTGCTGCTGTTATGATCGGTGTGCCGCGAGCCACGCCGAACTCGATATAGTGGCCGACAACTGGCTGCTTTGCCAGTTCTGAGAAGGCAGCCCTTTAAGCAGGAAGACGGTTTTCGTTGTCTCTAAATACTGTCCGCCGCATCAGCCGGTAAACAAGCGGTGAAACTGCGTCAGGCAATGCCATGAAAAAGCCTGCTCCGCCTTCCCTCAGGCCCGGAATAGCCATCACCGCGCGTTTTACCAACAAATATCTGGCCGTTGGAATTCCTTCGACTTGTGTTCCTATGGGGAATTTCTTGCACGGAAGAGTTCAGGTTGCCAGTTAAGACTTGAAATTCAGAAATCTGTTGAAAATTCGTAAGGTCGTACTGAGATCGGTGACGCCCAAAATTTGTTTTCATTATCCGGGCTTGCTTTGCCACGCCATTGTCATAGGCTCAAGGTAATGGATAACAAGAAAGCAACGGGTGGGGATGTTGATCCTGGTGCAGCAGCGGCGATAGTCGCGGGCACCCATACCGATCCTTTCGCTGTGCTGGGACCGCATGCAATACCGGGTGAGGCTGCCAGACGCCTGACCGTCTTCGATCCCGGCGCCAACCGGATCACTGCCATTCAAGGAAGCGAGCGGCTGTCGCTTGAACCGGTGCCGCAGGCGCGTGGCCTCTTCTCGGGTGAAATCCCCGATGGTCCCTACGAACTGGAAGGCGAGGCTTGGGGCCGCACCTGGATGTTTGAGGATCCCTATCGCTTCGGCCCGGTGCTGGGCGAGATGGACGAACACCTCTTTGCGGAAGGCACTCACACGTCACTCTGGCGTGCGCTCGGCGCGCATGTGATGGAGCACGAGGGTGCATTGGGCACCCACTTCGCGGTCTGGGCGCCAAACGCCACGCGAGTCTCGGTTGTCGGAGATTTCAACGCCTGGAACGGTCGGCAGCATATCATGCGACGGCGAGGTTCCACGGGCATATGGGAAATCTTCATGCCAGGTCTCGGCGAGGGCACGTCTTACAAATATGAAATCCTCGGCGCGGATGGACGGCCGCTGCCACTGAAGGCGGACCCGGTGGGTTTTGGTGCTCAACATGCGCCAGAAACGGCCTCGGTGGTTCGGGACATCGGCGGTTATGGCTGGCACGACAAGGCGTGGATGGAAAGCCGCGCGGCGGCTAACAGCGTACGGACGCCGATCTCGATCTATGAGGTTCATCTCGGCTCCTGGAAGCGTGCGGACGGTGGCCGTCCGCTTTCGTACAAGGAACTGGCCGAAGATCTGGTGCGCTATGCGAAGGATATGGGGTTCACGCATCTGGAATTCCTGCCCGTCTCGGAGCATCCGTTCGATGGATCATGGGGCTATCAGCCGGTCGGTCTTTACGCACCGACGGTCCGCCACGGACCGCCGCACGAGTTTCGCGATCTTGTCGATGCGGCACATCAGGAGGGGATTGGCGTGATCCTCGACTGGGTTCCGGGACATTTTCCGACTGATGCCCACGGGCTGGGTCTGTTCGACGGCACTCACCTTTACGAGCACTCGGACCCGAAGGAAGGCTTCCATCAGGACTGGAACACGCTCATCTATAATTTCGGCCGGACCGAAGTGCGGAATTTTTTGACGGCCAATGCGCTCTATTGGCTGGAGGAATATCATGTCGATGGTCTGCGCGTGGATGCGGTTGCCTCGATGCTCTACCGCGACTACTCCCGCAAGGAAGGCGAATGGGTTCCGAACAAGGATGGCGGCCGCGAAAACCTTGAGGCGATTTCGCTTCTGCAGGAAATGAACAGCCTCGTCTACGGTCGGCAGGACGGTATTCTGACGGCGGCCGAAGAGAGCACTTCCTTTCCAAAGGTCTCCCGCCCCGTGCACGAGGGTGGCCTCGGCTTCGGCTTCAAGTGGAATATGGGCTGGATGAACGACACCCTGTCCTACATCGAGAAGGATCCGATCTACCGACAACATCATCATCACCAGATGACGTTCGGTATGGCCTACCATAACTCCGAGAACTTCATTCTGC of the Algicella marina genome contains:
- a CDS encoding YopT-type cysteine protease domain-containing protein yields the protein MTDFKMVVEKQNGTATLWDQDSYLGSQTYSSGGICGPLAAKWMSARKLGQSFVAEMSQQEAREEVMQLRMNQNHEGDNFVANYLAMFGLRRAQTGYYKDNVSIGSVMANATSGYGFFFIGLLQEADDKPGHAFAVCSEANSYQFFDPNFGEARFGVAEDARKAFIDWFRLIYLHLNGPAVTEYYL
- the thrS gene encoding threonine--tRNA ligase yields the protein MDGAQISLTFPDGANRTFAAGTTGADVAAEISKSLAKSAFAVKLDGRLADLSEPITGDAAIEIVTIKDEAPALELIRHDCAHIMARAVQELWPDVKVTIGPVIENGFYYDFDRAEPFSSEDLEKIEAKMREIINLRDAVRTELWERDRAIAHYESTGEPYKVELVGMIPEGQPIRMYWHGDWQDLCRGPHLAHTGQVPADAFKLMSVAGAYWRGDSNRPMLQRIYGVAFRNRQELKDHLNFLEEAEKRDHRRLGREMELFHMQEEAPGQIFWHPNGWTLYTTLQDYMRRQQRAGGYVEVNTPQVVNRRLWEESGHWENYQEHMFIVEVDEDHAREKTINALKPMNCPCHVQIYNHGLKSYRDLPLRMAEFGSCNRYEPSGALHGIMRVRGFTQDDAHIFCREDQIEEECARFIRFLSAIYKDLGFTEFEIMFATRPEKRVGTEESWDRMEAALEAAIGKAGHEYTLDPGEGAFYAPKLDFKLTDAIGRVWQCGTFQVDPNLPERLGATYIGEDGAKHRPFMLHRAVLGSFERFLGILIENYAGRFPFWLAPRQVVVASIISDADAYVHEVVATLRAAGIRAEADVRNEKINYKVREHSVGKVPVILAIGMKEVEERTVSIRRLGEKQTSVEALDTVVANLRAEATPPDLRE
- a CDS encoding alpha/beta hydrolase family esterase, whose amino-acid sequence is MRIFFLLAVLSYLLPSVAQASEAPCGPEAACEIEGGSYHLLTPPEWDGEKALPAIFFYHGHRSSGTSVFRGGALKSVFAEAGYLVIAPNGATAPGSDVRRWPARPGAGRDDVAFSLAVLEDAAGRVPINRERVYASGFSAGGSMAWMMACYAGEHFAGFVSISGALRRPVPKETCPAGPVRLLQIHGFADRTVPLEGRGIGDWHQGDVFESFGLARRTANCRSQPDEITLDADFRCREWTSCDSGALKLCLHDGGHGLPKGWADLGRDWLEAPLR
- a CDS encoding alpha/beta fold hydrolase — its product is MPAYLDTPQGRRIAYHRSEGQGPGIVFLGGFRSDMEGTKALHLEAWAKAHGRAFLRLDYSGHGASSGQFEDGAIGDWAEDAAAALGSLTQGPQVLVGSSMGGWIALLLARAHAERIAGLVGIAAAPDFTEDSMWSGFSDAQRREMAEAGQVALPSDYDDGPYIITRRLIEEGRNQLVLREPLSLPFPVRLLHGTEDVDVAESVPLRLLAHADAADMRLTLMKGADHRFSSPEALALIEAAVSDVLAAHRP
- a CDS encoding alpha/beta hydrolase, whose translation is MKFVIYGVLFLVCIGAAIFYLGPKEPITGPFTYDSAAISGDVDGYLYRSEQTVPNLVRGAQKHVQWYDPARRNRTEWAVVYIHGFSATSFEVRPLPKLVADALEGNLYYTRLKGHGRDGAAMLEGSVPAWMNDVAEALEIGRRIGDKVLVIGTSTGGSLSALAAFDNRLKDKVDALAFISPNFGVKAGGARLLTLPFARSFVPLIAGKTRSFTPHNEEHGRRWTTSYPTRALLPMAAAVKAASGLPFEQAEVPALFVFADADQVVDATRTREVAARWGASVSLYPVAMKKEDDPSSHVIAGDIMSPGQTYPIAERILLWVTGLKFEN
- a CDS encoding DUF2312 domain-containing protein, with protein sequence MDIVEDTTESKPDSYRVTAGELRAFVERYERLEAEKKDIADQQKEVMAEAKGRGYDVKVLRKIVALRKKDPAEISEEEAVLELYKEALGM
- a CDS encoding VOC family protein: MRSVFHLAYHVTDLEAARAFYGSLLGCREGRSTDTWVDFDFFGHQISLHIGQPFATSDTGKVGDHLVPMPHLGLVLDYEDWRQVADRLETAEIAFVIPPSARFLGEPGEQWTMFFRDPSGNPIEIKGFRDASKIFAVD
- a CDS encoding glycogen/starch/alpha-glucan phosphorylase, which encodes MDQAPITDMTGSALARDMQRHLQFSFGKDPAHAQVRDWRLALSLAVRDRIVEPWFKATRAAYAGHHKRVYYLSMEFLIGRLLEDAIVNLGLGDEAMAACAEAGVDFDALLADEPDAALGNGGLGRLAACFLDSLSTLGCPAMGYGIRYEHGLFRQTFHHGHQVEQAEAWLQQPHAWEFERAEASFEIGFYGDVREEDGRSVWEPGDAVVARAYDTPIIGWQGRWANTLRLWGAKPTKLFDLARFNVGDFNAAAEPEAQARTISRVLYPDDTTDQGRELRLKQEYFFTAASIRDIMRRYLDEYSDIRKLPTKVAIQLNDTHPAIAGPELVRILHDEHGLPFDEAAETARLTLNYTNHTLLPEALESWSEGLMWHLLPRHMRLIEQIDDWHARNHPRRTRSTIDHGVVRMGDLAFAMANKVNGVSALHTDLVKTTVFAEQHKLHPGRVINQTNGVTPRRWLVACNPGLSNLITDTIGTGWEADLERLSELEPHIDDAGFAEAFAAAKRANKIELGSWLKEEIGLTVNPDAMFDVQIKRIHEYKRQLMNVLETISLWQAIREEPEKDWTPRLKIFGGKAAPGYRTAKEIVHLINDVASVVNVDPLMRGRLAVAYPPNYNVTMAERLIPAADLSEQISTAGKEASGTGNMKFALNGAPTMGTLDGANVEIRDLVGADNFFLFGLTTDEAEERRETPGHATRAIAASPRLTAAIAAIEKGTFSPDDPARYHGLGRILRDSDYFLVCSDFDSYWQAQRRADEIYRDPAAWGRMAAFNTARSGWFSSDRTIRGYMRDIWDVEAIDS
- the glgB gene encoding 1,4-alpha-glucan branching protein GlgB; this encodes MDNKKATGGDVDPGAAAAIVAGTHTDPFAVLGPHAIPGEAARRLTVFDPGANRITAIQGSERLSLEPVPQARGLFSGEIPDGPYELEGEAWGRTWMFEDPYRFGPVLGEMDEHLFAEGTHTSLWRALGAHVMEHEGALGTHFAVWAPNATRVSVVGDFNAWNGRQHIMRRRGSTGIWEIFMPGLGEGTSYKYEILGADGRPLPLKADPVGFGAQHAPETASVVRDIGGYGWHDKAWMESRAAANSVRTPISIYEVHLGSWKRADGGRPLSYKELAEDLVRYAKDMGFTHLEFLPVSEHPFDGSWGYQPVGLYAPTVRHGPPHEFRDLVDAAHQEGIGVILDWVPGHFPTDAHGLGLFDGTHLYEHSDPKEGFHQDWNTLIYNFGRTEVRNFLTANALYWLEEYHVDGLRVDAVASMLYRDYSRKEGEWVPNKDGGRENLEAISLLQEMNSLVYGRQDGILTAAEESTSFPKVSRPVHEGGLGFGFKWNMGWMNDTLSYIEKDPIYRQHHHHQMTFGMAYHNSENFILPISHDEVVHGKGSMIAKMPGHGDDQFANLRAYYGFMWAHPGKKLLFMGCEFAQGREWNHAGSLDWHLLDYPQHQGVQALIRDLNALYRETPALYVHDCEPGGFQWLEANAADQSVYAFLREGGESDAPVVAISNFTPVQRDWTVGLPLAGRWSVALDTDSPAYGGRGSGTGSHTETIPKPYQNQPHSAGVTLAPLSTIFLKHESSSEAPQ